In Mycobacterium sp. JS623, one genomic interval encodes:
- a CDS encoding NAD-dependent epimerase/dehydratase family protein has product MRILVAGATSVPGLPLLRELNARGHDVVGLTRQSSKTPQIEQAGAKPVVADVFDADQISATVADIQPEVVVSLLTTLPKRGPMRLKDFEPARALWGRGAPNLVAAAQRAGVRRIVAESVIFAYGYPSDGPARMDESDPYPGPPPPGGEAMLKALRDMEQTVLTSGEHTDTEGIVLRYGAFYGPGVPHDELFTRLVKWWALPAVTGNGIVSWIHIDDVAKATADAVDKGRGGQIYNIVDDRPQSFGDYIRELAAALHRPKPLPIPRRLFGLVAPYGAIAFGDTWLPLSNAKAKAELGWTPISR; this is encoded by the coding sequence ATGAGGATATTGGTAGCAGGCGCCACCAGCGTGCCGGGACTTCCGCTCCTGCGCGAGCTGAATGCCCGCGGCCACGACGTCGTCGGGCTGACCCGGCAGTCGTCGAAGACACCGCAGATCGAACAGGCAGGCGCCAAACCGGTGGTCGCCGACGTCTTCGATGCCGACCAGATCAGCGCTACGGTCGCCGACATCCAGCCCGAGGTCGTGGTCAGCCTGTTGACCACGCTGCCGAAGCGGGGACCCATGCGGCTCAAGGACTTCGAGCCAGCGCGAGCACTGTGGGGGCGCGGGGCGCCGAACCTGGTGGCGGCAGCTCAACGTGCCGGCGTGCGTCGAATCGTCGCGGAGTCGGTGATCTTCGCCTATGGATACCCGTCGGATGGGCCGGCACGGATGGACGAGTCCGACCCGTATCCCGGACCGCCGCCGCCCGGCGGTGAAGCCATGCTCAAGGCGCTGCGTGACATGGAGCAGACGGTGCTCACGTCAGGCGAGCACACGGACACCGAGGGAATCGTGTTGCGCTACGGCGCTTTCTACGGCCCGGGTGTCCCGCACGACGAGCTGTTCACCCGGCTGGTGAAGTGGTGGGCACTGCCCGCCGTGACCGGCAACGGCATCGTCTCATGGATTCACATCGACGACGTCGCCAAGGCCACGGCCGACGCGGTTGACAAGGGTCGCGGCGGCCAGATCTACAACATCGTCGACGACCGACCGCAATCGTTCGGCGACTACATCCGCGAGCTCGCCGCGGCACTGCACCGGCCCAAGCCGTTGCCGATACCGCGGCGGCTGTTCGGGCTCGTTGCTCCTTACGGGGCAATCGCGTTCGGCGATACCTGGTTGCCGTTGTCCAACGCGAAGGCCAAGGCGGAACTGGGCTGGACGCCGATATCTCGCTGA
- a CDS encoding MarR family winged helix-turn-helix transcriptional regulator: MEGMIAGRTASEMPGLDIAEQRSWQNFLDSALRMYATLNRSLVDAHHLTLNDVRLLDMLDKSATGSARMGDLADGLMSLPSRVTRQIRRLELQGLVRRGASPDDGRGVLATITEDGRAAVTEAMLTYGQGVRAHFLGRLSRPQIAAMGENCRRINVALKAGAPPAKLGRV, from the coding sequence ATGGAGGGGATGATCGCCGGGCGTACTGCTAGTGAGATGCCTGGGTTAGACATCGCTGAACAGAGGTCGTGGCAAAACTTCCTCGACTCAGCGTTGAGGATGTACGCGACCCTGAACCGGTCGCTGGTAGACGCGCACCATCTGACGCTCAATGACGTGCGCCTGCTTGACATGTTGGACAAGTCCGCGACTGGCTCGGCGCGCATGGGGGATCTCGCCGACGGCCTGATGTCATTGCCGAGCCGGGTAACCCGGCAGATTCGGCGCTTGGAACTGCAGGGCCTAGTACGCCGCGGTGCCAGCCCTGATGACGGCCGAGGCGTCCTCGCCACCATCACCGAGGACGGGCGCGCCGCGGTGACCGAGGCGATGCTCACCTACGGCCAGGGGGTGCGTGCACATTTCCTCGGCAGATTGTCTCGCCCGCAGATCGCTGCGATGGGCGAGAACTGCCGGCGGATCAATGTCGCACTGAAGGCAGGTGCGCCGCCGGCCAAACTCGGCCGCGTCTAG
- a CDS encoding crotonase/enoyl-CoA hydratase family protein — protein sequence MGDAYESVTVDIEDHVAQVTLVGPGKGNAMGPAFWAEMPEVFAKLDADPDVRAIVLTGSGSNFSYGLDLPAMGGSLAGVLGGGASAKPRADFHAMILRMQKAMNAVADCRTPTIASVHGWCIGGGVDLISAVDIRYASADAKFSVREVKLAIVADMGSLARLPLILNDGHLRELALTGKDIDAARAEKIGLVNDVYADADASLAAASETAAEIAANPPLVVNGIKDVLDQQRIARVSESLRYVAAWNAAFLPSKDLTEGLTATFKKRPPNFTGE from the coding sequence ATGGGCGATGCTTATGAATCCGTCACCGTCGACATCGAGGACCACGTCGCGCAGGTGACGCTGGTCGGTCCCGGCAAGGGCAATGCGATGGGCCCGGCGTTCTGGGCGGAAATGCCCGAGGTGTTCGCCAAGCTCGATGCCGACCCCGACGTTCGCGCGATCGTGCTGACGGGCTCGGGCAGTAACTTCAGCTACGGCCTGGACCTGCCCGCGATGGGCGGCTCGTTGGCCGGGGTGCTCGGCGGGGGCGCATCGGCCAAACCGCGGGCCGACTTTCACGCCATGATTCTGCGGATGCAAAAGGCGATGAACGCCGTCGCCGACTGCCGCACCCCGACCATCGCGTCGGTACACGGCTGGTGCATCGGGGGCGGGGTCGACCTGATCTCCGCGGTCGACATCCGCTACGCCAGTGCGGATGCGAAGTTCTCGGTGCGCGAGGTCAAGTTGGCGATCGTGGCCGACATGGGAAGCCTCGCCCGACTCCCGCTGATTCTGAACGACGGGCATCTGCGCGAATTGGCGTTGACGGGCAAGGACATTGACGCGGCGCGTGCCGAGAAGATCGGTCTCGTCAACGACGTCTACGCCGACGCCGACGCGTCGCTGGCCGCCGCGAGCGAGACGGCCGCCGAAATCGCAGCCAACCCGCCGCTGGTCGTCAACGGCATCAAGGACGTACTCGATCAGCAGCGCATCGCCCGCGTTTCGGAGAGCCTGCGATATGTGGCGGCGTGGAACGCCGCGTTTCTGCCGTCGAAGGATCTGACCGAGGGGCTGACCGCGACGTTCAAAAAGCGGCCGCCGAACTTCACCGGCGAATAG
- a CDS encoding helix-turn-helix transcriptional regulator, giving the protein MVRRPAESRAVSDFLGSAAVQPSGQIIAGEAGIGKTTLWLDGLAQAREQGFQVLSARVGQAESVMAYAAVADLVGDVDTAVFDALPDLQRLALDRVLLRAGGAGPETNHRVTAAALVEVVDLLARDRPVLVAVDDVQWLDSSSRAVFSYAAKRFRGRVGVLVTERTQSDAGTSASWLQLGDPSRLARIQLGPLSLSAMQALISERLGQTFPRPTMVRIAEVSGGNPFYALELAREMGGRHTDAKALPRTLADLVQGRIGRLTDETRNALLVAASVSDPTVDVLARATETTTERVVELLEEPEDHGIVVVEGNRVRFTHPLLARGVYTDAAPARRRRVHRALADVVTHPELHARHLALATSSHDPRTLEALDIAAKAARHRGAPSAAAELLELAIMLGGDTPARRLRVAEHNVRGGDTKHAEAVLDPLIEQMPAGPERAEARLVRSTIYLNSDRYRPAVKDLKLAIEDSRDNLVMLAQVRLMLSFAQARMARLDEALKNARQARAEAEQTKIPVLVSSALANWVFVSFMAGLGFDEPSMQRALELEDFNTEVAISCRASAVNAVVLTWTGRLEEAAAQMEAVRSRHLERGADTEMLFVSLNSTLLNLLRGNYRDAERDAADTLERTERVGGESFRRSTGLAIRGAIAVATGREAEARADLYSALEAGLRSQSPMIGFVAAMLTALEVSLGNYEQALEVSQPLLANFDAIPGTEVNTSAYLPDAIEALVTTGRLDDAIPFIEALETNGRRFDRAWMLAVGARCRSMLLAARGDVTAAVSMAEQAMAEHERLPIPLERARTQLLLGQLQRRQRKKQTAAATLTEALETFERLGNPLWVARARAELERTNVSPGKGPELTPTERRVAELAATGITNRDIAAELFVSVKTVEANMSRIYRKLGIRSRAELGRRIDGESQSG; this is encoded by the coding sequence GTGGTGAGGCGTCCGGCGGAGTCCCGGGCGGTGTCGGATTTCCTCGGTTCAGCCGCTGTGCAGCCGTCGGGTCAGATCATCGCCGGGGAAGCCGGCATCGGTAAGACGACGCTGTGGCTCGACGGATTAGCGCAAGCGCGCGAGCAAGGATTCCAGGTGCTGTCGGCGCGTGTCGGCCAAGCGGAGTCGGTGATGGCGTACGCGGCGGTGGCTGACCTCGTAGGTGACGTCGACACAGCGGTGTTCGACGCCCTGCCCGACCTTCAACGCCTCGCGCTCGACCGGGTGTTGTTACGGGCAGGCGGTGCGGGTCCGGAAACCAATCATCGCGTCACTGCGGCGGCCCTCGTGGAGGTCGTGGACCTGCTCGCGAGAGACAGGCCCGTGCTGGTTGCCGTTGACGATGTGCAGTGGCTGGACTCGTCGAGCCGAGCGGTGTTCTCGTACGCGGCGAAGCGGTTTCGCGGACGAGTCGGCGTGCTGGTAACGGAACGGACGCAATCAGACGCCGGTACCAGCGCGTCGTGGCTGCAGCTGGGCGATCCCAGCCGACTGGCTCGCATCCAGCTCGGTCCACTGAGTCTGAGCGCGATGCAAGCATTGATTTCCGAACGCCTCGGCCAGACCTTCCCGCGTCCCACCATGGTGCGCATCGCCGAGGTGTCCGGTGGAAATCCTTTCTACGCCCTGGAATTAGCGCGCGAGATGGGCGGCCGTCACACTGACGCCAAAGCTCTGCCCCGGACACTGGCCGATTTGGTGCAGGGGCGTATCGGGCGCCTTACCGACGAAACCCGCAACGCGCTGCTTGTCGCGGCGAGCGTGTCGGATCCGACGGTGGATGTCCTTGCCCGAGCGACGGAGACGACCACCGAGCGAGTGGTGGAACTGCTTGAAGAACCCGAAGACCACGGCATCGTGGTGGTCGAAGGCAACCGCGTCCGGTTCACCCACCCGCTGTTGGCGCGAGGCGTTTACACCGACGCCGCACCGGCTCGTCGCCGCCGCGTTCATCGCGCACTGGCCGACGTGGTGACCCATCCGGAACTTCACGCGCGACATCTGGCCTTGGCCACGTCCAGCCACGACCCTCGCACTCTCGAGGCCCTCGACATCGCCGCCAAGGCTGCCCGACACCGGGGCGCGCCGTCGGCAGCAGCGGAGCTTCTCGAACTTGCCATCATGCTGGGCGGTGATACGCCGGCACGGCGCCTGCGGGTGGCCGAGCACAACGTCAGGGGCGGCGACACCAAACATGCTGAAGCGGTGCTCGACCCGTTGATCGAGCAGATGCCGGCAGGACCCGAACGCGCAGAGGCACGCTTGGTGCGCTCGACCATCTATCTCAACTCCGATCGCTACCGGCCGGCGGTCAAGGACTTGAAGCTGGCAATCGAGGACTCCAGGGACAACCTCGTCATGCTCGCGCAGGTCCGGCTGATGCTGTCATTCGCCCAGGCCCGGATGGCGCGGCTTGACGAAGCGCTTAAAAACGCGCGGCAAGCGCGCGCCGAGGCGGAGCAGACCAAGATTCCCGTGCTGGTCAGTTCGGCCCTAGCCAATTGGGTGTTCGTGAGTTTCATGGCCGGCCTTGGATTTGACGAGCCAAGCATGCAGCGCGCACTCGAACTGGAGGACTTCAACACCGAGGTCGCGATTTCATGCCGTGCGAGTGCAGTGAACGCCGTCGTGCTGACCTGGACGGGTCGACTCGAGGAAGCGGCGGCGCAGATGGAGGCCGTTCGCAGTCGACATCTCGAACGCGGCGCTGACACCGAGATGCTTTTCGTGTCATTGAATTCCACGCTGCTGAATCTCTTGCGTGGGAACTACCGAGATGCGGAACGCGACGCAGCGGACACCCTAGAGCGCACGGAGCGGGTCGGCGGGGAGAGCTTCAGACGAAGCACCGGTCTCGCTATCCGCGGCGCCATCGCGGTGGCCACCGGTCGCGAGGCCGAGGCCAGGGCTGACTTGTACTCGGCGTTGGAAGCGGGACTGCGAAGCCAATCCCCGATGATCGGCTTCGTTGCCGCGATGTTGACGGCACTGGAGGTGTCCCTGGGCAATTACGAACAGGCGCTTGAGGTTTCGCAACCGCTGCTGGCGAATTTCGATGCCATTCCCGGCACCGAGGTCAATACGTCTGCCTACCTGCCCGACGCAATCGAGGCGTTGGTGACGACGGGCAGGCTCGACGACGCGATCCCGTTCATCGAAGCGCTGGAAACCAACGGCCGCCGGTTCGACCGGGCATGGATGCTGGCGGTGGGTGCGCGGTGTCGCAGCATGCTGCTGGCGGCGCGGGGCGATGTCACAGCGGCAGTCAGCATGGCCGAGCAGGCGATGGCCGAGCACGAGCGATTGCCGATCCCCCTCGAACGCGCTCGAACCCAGCTGCTGCTGGGCCAGCTGCAGCGTCGACAACGAAAGAAGCAGACCGCCGCAGCCACCCTGACCGAAGCGCTGGAGACATTCGAACGGTTGGGCAACCCGCTGTGGGTGGCGCGCGCACGCGCCGAGCTGGAACGCACCAACGTCAGCCCCGGCAAGGGACCGGAGCTCACGCCGACGGAGCGACGGGTCGCTGAGTTGGCGGCGACGGGCATCACGAACCGCGACATTGCCGCCGAATTGTTCGTCAGCGTGAAAACGGTGGAGGCCAATATGTCCCGGATCTACCGCAAGCTCGGCATCCGATCGCGTGCCGAACTCGGCCGACGAATCGACGGAGAATCGCAAAGCGGGTGA
- a CDS encoding adenylate/guanylate cyclase domain-containing protein: MAHAPQTHYAKGPGGDIAYQVVGDGPMDLVIVPGWLSHVDLMWADPSWAKFVGELASFARVILYDKRGTGLSDPVDGVPTLESRADDLRAVLDAAGSDRAALFGYSEGGPISVMFAATYPGRVLSLILFGTYANGSRDDDGSPGRAKWIELMDRVEASLDCWGEGLTLDWAAPSLRHSTMQRTGCGALERAAMSPKMARLTFEAVLTKAKVQDILHSVSVPTLVLHRTDEAIPVEFAREIAEKIPTARLVELEGVDHWAAVGDIKSITGEVEQFLTGHRHAQPPDRVLATVLFTDIVDSTRRAAELGDRGWRELLGRHDDLTREQIGRFQGREVKHTGDGFLATFDGPTRAVRCATTLAERMPEIGVEIRSGLHTGECEVRGDDIGGIAVHIGARIAALAKRREVLVSRTVKDLVNGSGITFEDRGSHVLKGIPAEWQLYSPVGEHDPAEGLLARN, translated from the coding sequence ATGGCTCACGCGCCTCAGACGCATTACGCGAAGGGCCCGGGGGGAGACATCGCCTATCAGGTGGTCGGCGACGGTCCGATGGATCTGGTAATCGTCCCGGGCTGGCTCTCCCACGTAGATCTGATGTGGGCGGATCCCAGCTGGGCGAAGTTTGTCGGAGAACTTGCATCGTTTGCCCGCGTGATCCTCTATGACAAACGCGGCACTGGTCTTTCTGATCCCGTCGATGGCGTGCCAACCCTCGAGAGCCGCGCCGATGACCTGCGTGCGGTACTGGACGCTGCGGGCAGCGATCGCGCCGCCCTGTTCGGATACTCCGAGGGTGGGCCCATCAGCGTGATGTTCGCCGCTACGTATCCGGGCCGGGTGCTGTCGCTGATTCTCTTCGGCACATACGCAAACGGATCGCGCGACGACGACGGCTCACCGGGCCGGGCGAAATGGATCGAGCTGATGGACCGGGTTGAGGCGTCGCTCGACTGTTGGGGCGAGGGACTGACGTTGGACTGGGCGGCGCCCAGCCTCAGGCACAGCACGATGCAGCGGACCGGCTGCGGCGCACTGGAACGGGCTGCCATGAGCCCGAAGATGGCTCGGCTGACGTTTGAGGCGGTGCTCACCAAGGCCAAAGTCCAGGACATCCTGCACAGTGTTTCGGTGCCTACGCTGGTTCTGCATCGCACCGACGAGGCGATCCCGGTGGAATTCGCGCGGGAGATCGCCGAGAAAATTCCGACGGCGCGGCTTGTCGAACTCGAAGGGGTCGACCACTGGGCGGCCGTCGGGGATATCAAGTCGATCACCGGTGAGGTCGAGCAGTTTCTTACGGGCCACCGTCACGCGCAACCGCCAGACCGAGTGCTGGCCACCGTGCTGTTCACCGACATCGTCGATTCGACGCGCCGCGCAGCCGAACTCGGTGACCGCGGCTGGCGCGAACTGCTCGGGCGACACGATGACCTAACCCGCGAGCAGATCGGCCGCTTCCAGGGCCGCGAGGTCAAGCACACCGGCGACGGGTTCCTGGCGACCTTCGACGGACCAACCCGAGCTGTCCGGTGCGCCACCACGCTCGCTGAGCGCATGCCGGAAATCGGCGTCGAGATCCGCAGCGGTCTGCACACCGGCGAATGTGAGGTACGCGGCGACGATATCGGCGGCATCGCCGTACACATCGGGGCACGGATCGCCGCGTTAGCCAAACGTCGAGAGGTTCTTGTTTCCCGGACCGTCAAGGACCTCGTCAACGGCTCCGGCATCACGTTCGAAGACCGTGGCTCCCATGTGCTGAAGGGCATTCCGGCCGAATGGCAGCTGTATTCCCCTGTCGGGGAACATGATCCGGCCGAGGGGTTGTTGGCCCGAAACTGA
- a CDS encoding cysteine desulfurase-like protein: MAYDVARVRGLHPSLGDGWVHFDAQNGMLLPDTVGRAVSTAFRGSMPTPVGPHPAAQRSAAVLEAARQAVADLVGADPRGVVLGSDRAVLLTSLADASSSRVGLGYEVVVTRLDDEANIAPWLRAANRYGAKVKWAEVDIETGELPTWQWEGLISRSTRLVAISSASSTLGTVTDLRAVTKLVHDGGGLVVVDHSAAAPYRLIDIDEIDADVVAVNAVAWGGPPIGALVFREPSLIDSFSSVSLNPYATGPARLEVGTHQFGLLAGVVASIEYLAGLDESARGSRRERLSLSMQSASTYMNRVFDYLLASLRSLSTVMVIGRPETHIPVLSFAVNEVPAERVVQRLADNGILAVSNVSSRVLDVIGVNDVGGAVTVGLAHYTTTAEVDQLVRALASLG; this comes from the coding sequence ATGGCATACGACGTCGCCCGGGTGCGCGGTCTGCACCCGTCATTGGGCGATGGTTGGGTGCATTTCGACGCCCAGAACGGCATGCTGCTGCCCGACACGGTCGGCCGTGCAGTGTCCACCGCATTCCGTGGTTCGATGCCGACGCCCGTGGGGCCGCATCCTGCCGCGCAACGCAGCGCAGCGGTGCTGGAGGCTGCGCGCCAGGCGGTGGCCGATCTGGTGGGCGCGGACCCGCGGGGCGTGGTTCTCGGCTCCGACCGCGCGGTGCTGCTGACATCGCTGGCCGATGCGTCGTCGTCTCGGGTCGGTCTTGGCTACGAGGTGGTGGTGACCCGCCTCGACGACGAGGCGAACATCGCACCGTGGTTGCGCGCGGCGAATCGCTATGGCGCCAAAGTGAAGTGGGCCGAAGTCGACATCGAAACCGGTGAACTGCCGACCTGGCAGTGGGAGGGTCTGATCTCGCGGTCGACCCGGCTGGTCGCGATTTCGTCCGCGTCCTCGACGCTGGGCACGGTGACAGATCTGCGGGCGGTGACGAAGTTGGTGCATGACGGCGGCGGGTTGGTCGTCGTCGATCACTCTGCGGCAGCGCCCTACCGGCTGATCGACATTGACGAGATCGACGCCGACGTGGTGGCGGTGAACGCAGTGGCATGGGGTGGCCCGCCGATCGGTGCGCTGGTGTTCCGCGAGCCCTCGCTCATCGACTCGTTCAGCTCGGTTTCGCTTAACCCGTATGCCACCGGTCCCGCGCGACTCGAGGTGGGCACGCACCAATTCGGCTTGCTCGCAGGCGTTGTCGCCAGCATCGAGTATCTGGCGGGTCTGGATGAGTCGGCGCGCGGCTCGCGGCGCGAACGACTTTCGCTCTCAATGCAATCCGCGTCGACGTACATGAACCGGGTGTTCGACTACCTGCTGGCCTCGCTTCGGTCCCTGTCCACGGTGATGGTGATCGGACGGCCCGAGACGCATATTCCGGTGCTGAGCTTCGCGGTGAATGAGGTGCCTGCAGAACGTGTGGTGCAACGGCTGGCCGACAACGGCATCCTTGCCGTCTCTAATGTCAGCTCGCGCGTGCTAGATGTCATCGGCGTCAACGACGTTGGCGGTGCCGTCACCGTCGGTTTGGCGCACTACACGACGACCGCGGAGGTCGATCAGTTGGTGCGCGCGCTCGCGTCGCTTGGCTGA
- a CDS encoding NAD(P)H-quinone oxidoreductase, with protein sequence MRAIVAEAADQLTWQEVPDIAPEVGEILIEVSAAGVNRADLLQAAGNYPPPPGASQIIGLEVSGTVAAVGDEVTQWAVGQQVCALLAGGGYAEFVAAPAGQVMPVPEGVPLQHAAALPEVACTVWSNLIMTADLAGGQLLLIHGGSSGIGTHGIQVARALGARVAVTAGAQNKLDLCTELGAEITINYRDEDFVERIRGEGGANVILDIMGAKYLDRNVDALATGGRLVIIGMQGGVTAELNIGKLLGKRAGVIATGLRSRPVTGPGSKTEIVEQVSANVWPMIANGQVRPIIGAEFPIDQAKAAHELLASGEVSGKILLRVGD encoded by the coding sequence ATGCGTGCGATCGTGGCGGAAGCAGCCGATCAGCTCACCTGGCAAGAAGTCCCGGACATCGCGCCTGAGGTCGGCGAAATCCTCATCGAAGTAAGTGCTGCGGGTGTCAACCGAGCTGACCTACTGCAGGCGGCCGGGAACTATCCACCGCCTCCCGGGGCCAGCCAGATCATCGGACTCGAGGTGTCCGGGACAGTCGCAGCGGTCGGTGACGAAGTCACCCAATGGGCCGTCGGGCAACAAGTCTGTGCTTTGCTGGCAGGCGGGGGCTACGCGGAATTTGTCGCCGCTCCGGCCGGCCAGGTGATGCCGGTGCCCGAAGGTGTGCCGCTACAGCACGCCGCCGCGTTACCCGAAGTGGCCTGCACCGTCTGGTCCAACCTGATCATGACGGCGGATTTGGCCGGCGGTCAACTGCTGCTGATCCACGGCGGCAGCAGCGGCATCGGCACACATGGCATCCAGGTGGCGCGCGCGCTCGGGGCCAGGGTGGCCGTGACGGCGGGGGCGCAGAACAAACTCGACCTGTGCACCGAGCTTGGCGCCGAAATCACCATCAACTACCGCGACGAAGACTTTGTCGAGCGGATCCGCGGCGAAGGCGGCGCGAACGTGATTCTCGACATCATGGGTGCCAAGTACCTCGACCGCAATGTCGATGCACTGGCCACGGGTGGGCGGTTGGTGATCATCGGGATGCAGGGCGGTGTGACGGCCGAACTCAACATCGGCAAGCTGCTCGGCAAGCGAGCCGGCGTCATCGCCACGGGCTTGCGGTCTCGCCCGGTTACTGGGCCCGGCAGCAAGACTGAGATCGTCGAGCAGGTGAGCGCCAACGTCTGGCCGATGATCGCCAACGGTCAGGTGCGGCCGATCATCGGCGCCGAATTCCCGATCGATCAGGCCAAGGCTGCGCATGAGCTGTTGGCCTCGGGTGAGGTTTCGGGGAAAATCCTTCTGCGCGTTGGTGATTAG
- a CDS encoding TIGR03086 family metal-binding protein — protein MPNDLRPGPDSPPTDELESAEATLAVLVHVLHGIAKDDESKQTPCRKFDVAALTDHLMNSITTIGGMAGAQFPERDKSDSVERQVVLAARPAVDAWHRHGLEGNVPFRSGEAPAKMMAGILSLEFLVHAWDYAKATGREVTAPDSLSDYVLGLAKTIITPSGRTDVGFDDPIDVAADAGALDRLIAYTGRKPR, from the coding sequence ATGCCCAACGACTTGCGTCCTGGACCTGATTCACCACCGACAGACGAACTGGAAAGCGCCGAAGCGACGCTGGCTGTGCTGGTGCACGTGTTGCACGGCATCGCCAAAGACGACGAGTCCAAACAGACGCCCTGCCGAAAGTTCGACGTCGCTGCACTGACCGATCACCTGATGAACTCGATCACCACGATCGGAGGGATGGCCGGTGCCCAGTTTCCCGAGCGCGACAAATCCGACTCGGTCGAGCGGCAGGTTGTACTGGCTGCAAGACCGGCGGTGGACGCCTGGCACAGACACGGCCTGGAGGGAAACGTACCGTTCCGGTCTGGGGAGGCGCCCGCCAAGATGATGGCAGGCATCCTGAGCCTCGAATTCCTGGTCCACGCTTGGGATTACGCGAAGGCGACCGGGCGGGAGGTGACGGCGCCCGATTCGCTGTCCGACTACGTGTTGGGTCTGGCCAAGACGATCATCACGCCAAGCGGCCGCACTGACGTCGGATTCGACGATCCGATCGATGTAGCCGCGGATGCGGGCGCCTTGGACCGGCTGATCGCGTACACGGGCCGGAAGCCGCGTTAG
- a CDS encoding pyridoxal phosphate-dependent aminotransferase: MTARLRPELADLPAYTPGKTVPGAIKIASNETVYGPLPSVRAAIVKAADTINRYPDNGYVELKERLAKHIDGGAFAPEYFSVGCGSVSLCQQLIQITSTVGDEVLFGWRSFEIYPLQVRTAGATPVQVPLTDYTFDLDAMLAAITDRTRLIFVCNPNNPTSTVVDPDALARFVEAVPPHIVIALDEAYVEYIRDGLVPDSFGLVRKHSNVVVLRTFSKAYGLAGLRIGYAVADPDIIAALSKVYVPFTATSISQAAAIASLDAADELLARTDAVIAERVRVTAALRDAGYTVPPSQANFLWLPLPGRAQEFANDSANNRVIVRPYGEDGVRVTVAAPPENDAFLAVATGWNR, from the coding sequence GTGACCGCCCGCCTACGACCCGAACTGGCCGATCTGCCCGCCTACACCCCTGGCAAGACCGTGCCGGGCGCGATCAAGATCGCCAGCAACGAGACCGTGTACGGGCCCCTGCCGAGCGTGCGGGCCGCCATCGTGAAGGCCGCCGACACCATCAACCGGTACCCGGATAACGGGTACGTGGAGCTGAAGGAACGGCTGGCCAAGCATATAGACGGAGGGGCGTTCGCTCCTGAATATTTCTCGGTGGGTTGCGGGTCGGTCAGCCTGTGCCAGCAGCTGATCCAGATCACCTCGACCGTCGGCGACGAGGTGCTGTTCGGCTGGCGCAGCTTCGAGATCTACCCGCTGCAGGTCCGCACTGCGGGCGCGACGCCCGTGCAGGTGCCGCTGACCGATTACACCTTCGACCTCGACGCGATGCTTGCCGCGATCACCGATCGCACCCGGCTGATCTTCGTGTGCAATCCGAACAACCCGACCAGCACGGTCGTCGACCCCGACGCGCTGGCCCGGTTCGTTGAGGCCGTGCCACCGCACATCGTGATCGCCCTCGATGAGGCCTACGTCGAATACATCCGCGACGGCCTGGTGCCCGACAGCTTTGGGCTAGTCCGCAAGCACAGCAATGTCGTTGTGCTGCGGACATTTTCGAAGGCCTACGGGTTGGCCGGGCTCCGGATCGGCTACGCGGTGGCCGATCCGGACATCATCGCCGCCCTGAGCAAGGTCTACGTGCCGTTCACCGCGACCAGCATCTCGCAGGCCGCGGCCATCGCGTCACTCGACGCGGCGGACGAACTACTGGCCCGCACTGATGCCGTCATCGCCGAACGCGTCCGTGTCACCGCCGCTTTGCGCGATGCCGGATACACCGTGCCGCCGTCGCAGGCCAACTTCCTCTGGCTGCCACTGCCCGGCCGCGCTCAGGAGTTCGCCAACGACTCCGCGAACAACCGCGTGATCGTCCGCCCCTACGGCGAGGACGGCGTGCGCGTCACGGTCGCCGCGCCGCCCGAGAACGACGCGTTCCTCGCAGTCGCCACTGGCTGGAACCGCTAA